From the Erpetoichthys calabaricus chromosome 12, fErpCal1.3, whole genome shotgun sequence genome, the window ATCCAGAAGTTTGATCTCTGTTGAATGTAACCTGTGTGACCCTGACTCTCCACATGTCCCTTCCTTTTTCTATTCCAGCTCTCTCTTTACCTGGGAAAAAGAGACTTTATAGACCATGTGGACTCAGTGGATGAAGTAGGTAAGTGAGAGAACCTTTTTAGGTTGTATTCCTCTAGTGTATAATGCTAGGATGGATGCATTTTCATCCTGCAATACTTACGTTTACTGACATCGATGCCAGTGGGTCCAATatcaaaataatcaattcttactTTATTTCTCCACACAGATGGAGTGGTTCTTGTGGATCCAGAGTATCTGAAAGACAGAAAAGGTGAGCTGTTTATTGATGTATTGCCTGTCTGTTCCTTAAACCATAAgatgcatttttataattttctcaAGATCACGTCTCTAAAGTCTTGATCAAGATCAGGTCTCCTCTGCTGCGTCATTCAGTGGATCCAAGTGGCTGTCTGTTTTCTTTGCAGTCAACCTCTTTATCACTGGTTAATTCTTGCACCACCTTTCACCTTTCTTACATCAACTTTTCATAGTATCTATTTCAACTTATTTTGCAAGTTCACAGTTCTGGCATGAAAGCTAGCAAAGTCAAGTATTAAAGCTATGATATGCTAGATGTACTTTGCAGTTAACATCAAAGAATGAGTGGTTATTTTGCAGAATTCCTTATTCATCACTTTGAAAATGGTTTGGGTAGAGAGGCCATTATACAGTAGGTACAGTACATCAAACtggaaaaatgcagttttttaaatttaaactatgTAGCAAGATGGTacaatgttttgtcttggtagagtaatatattacactactttccccttttgtattattaatgtgtagcctttgccAGAATgactcaaatctcacagacttttaccactgtttataaggtattgtaccatataacttctccccccTTCCCTtcacatttataacctcaggcaattaggtgtagtaaaagacaagcaggagttaagttacactttaaataatgtattattgataataatcataaataataacaatatgcaaagtataaGTGAATActgacaaccatacaacctgataaaatgctgatgtgtagtttcaggtggtacacagacttgtagttactagTTAAGGCACCATTTTTGGTCaaatttcttcagaacaggcaacATGCCAGTCTCAATGTGACTTccaagctgtgctctccattgtgttgtccttttcagttcatggttgtgttagatgctccttcatcatatggtggttggggggggggcgggggtaaaataagcaaatttacagattttctgtccaacccctacagccaacaGGGCATcttggtacttaaaggcttctgatacaagccaattccaaacaggtatagcgggtccacagctcagatcatccatccattatccaacccgctatatcctaactacagggtcacggaggtctgccggagccaatcccagccaacacagggtgcaaggcaggaaacaaacaaaccccgggcagggcaccagcccactgcagggtgcgcacacactagggacaatttagaatcaccaatgcacctaacctgcatgtctttggactgtgggaggaaactggagtaccaggaggaaacccacgcagacacggggagaacatgcagactccacacagggaggactgggaagtgaacctgggtctcctaactgtgaggcagcagcactacccactgtgccaccgtaccacCCTCAGCTCAgatcaaaggccactttttaaataaatagtcgccgtacttgcggcttagagagggggtgtggtagtgggGTTCTCGGGTGAACTTGTGATGTggacggtcctcgcttaagtgcacaggtgagaagtcGTCCGCTTCCGTAATTGTTGCTGggagctgttgattgccacacctgatccacatccACGGAGCATTTAATAGAAGTGCAAGGTGGATGAAAGggggagaaaagagaaagagaaggaacgGAGGTTAATGgggaagaaggcggcaggaaggagaaagccggtgcgtgagagctggtaggagagccccagAGGAGTGTTTAGCCGACTCTCAGGGAGGGGGGCTGATTGAAGTGGTTGCTCCAGCTGACCAAGtttggaggagctggagtgaccggtagtGGAGTCGACTGGCCGCTGAAGGAAGcggagtcgtggaggctttgggcgtgttgagccccagcgtgagcaccctggccactggggaaggaacccaagtctcggtcccaATGGAGCCAGACGTAGCTGGGGATCGGAGGGTTCCTGGACCAGTATTGAAgggagctgcatttgctggttgggcgactcccctgttgcagggcccgaaTGGGAGAAGTAGGGGAGCCGCCAGTAAGGAATAAGTATGCACTGGATGTTTAAAAAAAGACTgcctccagccattgtttttaacctcgttttaaaacaatttttctattgtgtttttaacctccactgattCACCTGTTTTattcgattatttatttaatgacttatttgatacactgcactatttatttgaacactttgattttgttgatttttaataaaagcactttacactttttgcaccatccccttgcttcattgttgtgcctcactgcctagctcatctgtgacattatCAACGGcagtttggctttcctgtgggggttgattgagagagtcctagAAAAATTgtccaaacttgtttgaggcacttcccccatgcctgtcataaaattacaaagagactcattcctaaaagggtgGAGGGAGTTCTTAACCATTTAACCATCACTGTTCTTGTCAATatgttataagttacaaataaagacatccatccatccatccattttccaacccgctgaatccgaacacagggtcacgggggtctgctggagccaatcctagccaacacagggcacaaggcaggaaccaatcctgggcagggtgccaacccaccgcagtaaataaagacatgcaaaatatttttcaacttatatgcaaaatttcacaccacaacagtacAATAATTAGCAAAGCTAATTCACAGGTCCAAGGTTATTATTTGAATGGAGTTATCACCTTCTCCTcatgtctttgtggattttctctcaacacattccaaaaacatgcatgGTAGAATTCATTGGACCAGTATAAATGAAGGTTCCTTGTAATGGAGTGATATTCCATTCAGGGCAGATTCTTGCTCTGCCGCTtgtactgaaataaaaaatgggTTCAATAAAttagtggatggatgaataaagtaaaatgtataaaCAGGAATTCCTACACTACTACTTCAAATCTCACATTGTTTAAACAGAGAATCCACAAATAGCCTATTATAGTAACAAAGAGATATGAACGATCAATTGACATCCTAATTAGTTCatccaattcatttttttcttagtctttGAACTACACCAATAGGAAGATAATTAGTGCTGTAAACTGCAATAAAGTCTAACTACACAAAATAAAgacttttgtttttctcctttctACGTGTAttgcaaatattttattctacTCATGAGACTGCCTGTTtgatactgtattttattctaGTTTGAATGATTTCTGTTTACAGTTTACGTGGTGTTGGCATGTGCATTCCGTTATGGCCGGGACGACTTGGATGTCATTGGCTTGTCATTCAGAAAGGACATTTATGTGTCCACTATCCAAGTGTACCCTCCtacatcagaagagaaaaaacaaaacacaagcctGCAGCACCATCTCGTAAAGAAGTTGGGAGAATATGCCTACCCCTTCACTTTCACGGTAATCACATGCCTCCTGTTTTCCTTCTAAACCTTCTGAGTGTCAGCATTCTTCTTTCAACACATTGGCTTCTTTGCCTTTAATAAAATGGTCGATATTTTTATGTACTATTCTATTCATCTTTTATTCTTTCTCCTCTGCCTCGCTCATTTgtttatccttccatccatccattcatcactaaacacaattaaagtttAGTGTTGTGTGAGGAGGAATCAGTTATGGTAGTGGCACAGAGCAGGGCACTAATCCATTACAGGAGTCACTATTCACTTATACACACTTACTGTATACAGAGTTAATTGAGATTTACTAATTAACATTACCCGCACATTTCTAGGATGTGGAAGAGAAAAATACATGGAAACACATGGGGAGACAAAACACGCCAAATAACTAAGCTGGGATTTCATCCTACAACTAATTCTCCTTCATTTGCtcttcaaaaatattatcatttcttctctttcttctggtATTCATGTTAAATTTTGACTGACTTCTCtcacatcattttttaaaacatgttccTTTAtggaatatttgtttttgtttaatttatttttatacctaCCTCcattaaccttttattttttagattttaatcATCTCTTTTATATCATGGGCTTGTTTAATTCTTAATTATTATCTTCTCCAATTATGTTGGCAGAACAAGTTCACATGTATAGAgtagacattaaaacaaattcatttatccatctatttatcaattttctgaaccaatttttatacatttaatgaTAACATGAATCTGTAGCCTAAGATAGGAGCTAATTGAGGATAGGATTCTGTCCTCTGCAGGGCACTCTTTGTCATACATACACATTAACTTATAAAAGACCAATATTGAATCCTCAATTAACCAAGTTTCAAATTCTTGAGGATgactaaaaaaaatccaaagtacTGACACaaacctgttttatttttatttcagattcCTACCAACTTGCCCTGCTCAATCACTTTGcagcctggccctgatgatgttgGCAAGGTAAgaaccatctgtccattttcgTTTTCCTGTTGTATTCTGAGTCACCCTTTGATACTgtttaaaaatgaagaagaaaatattATCAGACACAAAGGATGCAAAAAGAACTTTTGTACTTTGTCTAAAACATGAAGGAACTAAAACCAAACTCAAGCAAAGATCCATCTCTGCTGTATGCACAtacactaatatactgtatatcaagtgcCCACTGATATTGGAAGCAGTTTAGCTTTATCCCTTCTCATATCTATTTCTGTAACTTCCACTTTTTTTGGTGATGCTCACCCTTTTACCACCAGGAAACTCATACTTCTGCTCAGGCTAGATGTTTCTACTCAAGATCAACATCTTCTGATTGGGATTTTCATTAATATCTCAGTGAGAAAACAGCTTCTGTAACAACCTGAAAATCACATTTGAGGTCAGAGGATAACAAAGGTCTGCCAGTCCACAGTATCCACCTAATGATCTCCTGGCCATACTTTAGggatatttcttgtttatttaattacaacCCAGGCTGCACTCTAAATATGACCGGACCTTAATGCTTCCCTAATGGACATGTTTGCTTCCATTTATAGGGTACAGAATATGGCCTGGCATTCTATGAGATAGTCACACTTATATATAGTGTGGTCAGTGAAAGAAAGCTGGTCACTATTCATAACCCTGGGGCTGCATATTGACTTAGTTGGAgtaagtggcgcagtggtagcgctgctgcctcgcagttaggagacccgggttcgcttcccgggtcctccctgcatggagtttgcatgttcgccctgtgtctgtgtgggtttcctccaggcgctccggtttcctcccacagtccaaagacatgcaggttaggcggattggcgattctaaaattggccctagtgtgtgcttggtgtgtgggtgtgtttgtgtgtgtcctgcggtgggttggcaccctgcccaggattgtttcctgccttgtgccctgtgttggctgggattggctccagcagacccccgtgaccctgtgttcagattcagcgggttagaaaatggatggatggaagtaataaTGAGGCAAGATTTAAGAGATTGGGTGTTAAACAGACTGAATGGATGGGATCATATGGAACTCCTTCATTTAGGATTCATAAACTAACATTACAGCCTACACATATGGTCCAGACTGTGTTAATATCTATAAAACTACAGTTGGTGGGTTGAACCTTAGAAGACTGTGATCAGAACACTTGATGTTTTATAGATGTTTGGAAATATAATATTGTGTTAAATAATTATGAATTATACTATTAAAATTACAGGTTAGTTCTGTGAACAGAAGGTCTGGGACACTTGACTGAAAATTAAGCAAAATGCATTAATTGTGCATATTTAAGTATAGAAGGAGTGTGAAATAAAGGAAAGAAAtccattggggaaaggatctgtcaattagtatttcagaaaaggagtggaaggctgTCTTGTACAGAATATACTATAGCTCCATATgtgcattcagtcattcaacataaaatcttttatcaagcacatttatttcgtttaaagttgtccaaaatgtttccaggacaagttTCCACCTCTTAATGTTGCAGTCTAGCTCCAGCCCCACTGCGACACATgttctgggcatgcaccaaattaacaacattttggacaaaaatcttttcaTGCCTATCTGACAGCCTTGCATTAAAAGCCGTATCTGGTGTACTCCCTGATGgggttaaagtggagaaggataaacaaactgtaattgcctttactacactattagcatgtagacttatcttacttaactggaagaatctcacACCACcacttttaaatcagtgggtaactgatgtcctagaCTACTTGAAATTGGCAAAAATCTAATTCTTAATTAGAGGGTCTGttcaaatctttttaaaaaaatatggcaggatctaatcaataacattttagaataagcttccatttcagggaaaaggatacccttcctttcctccttttcttttatagagtagctttggttgcttgctctcctctctttctcttgggtcgggtttgaattttgctttgctttgttaagtttgacttgattgtgtggaatgttatctgcttctaattaaaattaaaaaaaagaaatccagccTATTTGCATCATTAAGGGGTACAGAATGGTGGGATTCTCGCTGATTATTCAAAGGAAAGAGGAAGGAAGGATAATGGAAAGGTCTATAATATTAACAATGGGGCACAAAATGATTGAATGAAAGGAGAAGAGCAATAGGTACGCATGAAAGGTAGCAGTGTGTAGCACATTACATCATAAAACTTATATTTACCTTAAAAGTTCAACTTGTTAATTTCATAATATAATAACATAGAGTGGCAGTggctactgctgctgcctcatggatccagtgtcctgtATTAGAATCCTATATCTTGTTATTGTCAGTATGCAGTTTGCATGCTTTGCCTGTGTCtctgtaggtttttttttctcctgatacCCTACTTTTCCATATATCCcttaaaaatgtgcatgttagattaaagGTCCTTTACAATCCTGTTCTTTAGAGTTGCCAGATaacttaacttgcatgtctttgggcaggTGAGTGATACAAAAAGGAGTACTCAGGGGAAGACAAATGAAAAACTTGCAAAACTGCGTTCGGTAACAACTGggagcagaatttgaacccaagatTCTGGGTCCATGCAGTAGCTGTACTAACCATTGTGTATTTGtgaattttaatcattttaatatacTTGTATTACTGAGGTGCCATTTAAACATATAAAAGAAGCAAATGTTTATGAAGGCAACTGCACTACCAATCAGTATACACTACTGATTGAATGTTACTAACTATTCATAGTTCTGTTACTTGTATTGTTACTTGTTCTATTTAATATATACTGCCCTCTTAtatctaatatttatttatttttaatctaatgtgctTACATAAATGTATATTGGTGCcattgccttgtttttttttgctgtgctgtATTTTTGCTATATGTTTTTAACTAGTAGGCAACAAATATTTTCCACATAGAATGATAACAAGAGAaagtgaaattaattaaatttaactcAGTTGGTAGCTTGTAAAAGTCTACTGTATCTTACTTGCTCAGTCAGAATATATTGATTTAAAATGGCTTTCAAACTAAAGCAATATTATACCGTGGAAGACAGTTTTGCGCCCCTAGGTGTCCAAGTAATACAGCAGAGTAAGAGCTAGCACAGTCTCAACGAAGCCTGAGTTACAGAAGAGCTACTTACTTTAATATTAACTTCATGTGCTGACCGAAACAGATTTCAATGGAGATGTGACTCTAACCTTCACTTGGTGTCTCTGCAGTCCTGTGGCGTTGACTATGAAGTCAAAGCATTCTGTGCTGAGAATCTGGAGGAGAAAATTCACAAAAGGTATGGAAATTAGCAATTTGACATAAATTGGCATGCTGACACAGTTGTTACTGCTATTGCATCATGGATTCAAATCCTGACCTGGGCACTGCccttgtggagtttgtatgttctgtcTTGCATTGACATGGCTTTTGTGATGGGCTATTTAGTGAATCTAAATTGGTCAAAGTGACTAAATATATTAACGTGGCCTGTTACATGCAGGTATTCCATCCAGAGTTGATTACCACCTTTTAGCCCGGGTTGTTGGATTGGCACCAATTCCCAGTGACATTGAATTGAATAAGAATTTTAGAAAAAGGAATAATGGATTATGAAAAGAAACCTTGTGGGGTCTACATGTTAATACTACAGGTGGTAAACTCACAACTCTCAAGTCCTGGGTATAAATCCTGTCCCAACCACATCCATTATCAATATGATGCAACATTCTATGTAACGTTTATACATTTCTTTTGCCTGTGAGTGCTTTTGTTTCTTCCTACTTAACAAAAGCAGTCAGCTTAGCTTGATTGGCAACTCTGAATTTGTATGGTTAAGTGAGCATGCCCTGCAATAGCTAGGCTGTTCTGTCAAGGAATGGTTCCTGCTTTATGCCTGATGCTTCCAGTGTAGGCCCAGGCCATCTGTAACCAATACTGGAAAAAAGGGTTTGAACAATTAGTAAGTGAATAAATTAACATTCAATGGGTGTAATAATCTAGCCAAAAATTTTTATATTGAACAGAAAAGAGCCTGATGaagaaaactgaatgaaaatagCACAATGTCTAATATACAGGCCATGTTTTCACtatattttgtcttctttctgATCACTAAATGCTCTTTCTATCAAAAACAGTGTCTTAATTATCTATTAATAGAGGACGATtggttttcttacattttttttgaagGAATTCAGTTCGACTGATCATCAGGAAGGTACAGTTTGCCCCAAGTAATGTTGGGGCAGCACCAAAGGTGGACACCACACGTCAGTTCATGATGTCAGATAAGCAGCTTCACTTGGAGGCATCTCTTGACAAAGAGGTTAGTGTGCATGAAAAAGCTGGTTTTCCCAgtaaaaatactttttgtaatTAAGCAACAATAGAACACTGTAATGTGGACAGAGAGAAACTCAATAATTAATGTGATGCAACATTCATAAAACTAGACaaacagaagaagaaacagaatgTGGAAAAGTAAGAAACTCCTAACTGGATCTAACTGAGCTTAAATGACAATAATCTCGTAATAACAGCTTGACAATGAGACACAGCCTCATGACCTTCTTAGTAAGTAACAGAAAATGCAGAGTGGTGATTCAGTGGCTAGCTATGCTATCATCTCTCGACTCTAGGACGCTATGCTTGAATACTGGGCCCTGTTTTTGTACATGTGCAGTTATGCTCATTCTTTCTGCATCTGTGCGTGTTGCCCCCCTGGTACTCTGAAGAGGTACAGATGCTAAATTAGCCTGGAGTGTGAGTGTATTTGGTCTGTAAGGAAAGGGTGACCTTTGTATGGGTacttcctgccatgtgcccaaaATTGCCAGAATAAGTTCTGACTCTCTGCATATTAAACTACGAGGGTTTGAAAATGAGCAAATTAATCAAAAGAACATCTCAGTGGCTATATCCCCCAATGgcacttttgttctgttttatttgtatttcctcTAGTTAGTCATGTACACTGGTTATTTATGAGGAACCTGCTCCTCCAAGAAGAGTGTTGTCAACTATCTTGATGTTTGTGTTTCAGATTTACTATCATGCAGAATCCATTGGGGTGAACATTAAGATTACCAACAATACAAATAAGAttgtgaagaaagtgaaaattACAGGTAAGATACGCAAGCTATCCTATAGCTCTGATGCCTGGCCAAAAATAAAGTAATCTCCTTTCACTCAACACtccattttaataatgtatttatcTATCATCTTCAAAGAAGAACAACATCCAGTTAATCAAGAAGTAAAATATTTAGCACTTAATTCCctttatatcactgtttattaAGAAAGACATTATAGTGTATTGGTTGAATGACTTGGCACTGTAACACCCTTGCATTGACTGTGAGAAGATTGCATGTTAGCCCGATGTctaggtagatttttttttctggctagTTTTCTTCTCATAGGTGGGTAGTTTAGATTAacaggtgactctaaattggaccTGTATGGATGTTGCCATGACGGTGCACTGTGATTAAATTGGTCCTGGTTTGCGGTTAGTGCTGTAGAGACTGACACTTTTCCTCAGTTAATTCAGTTAGGTCAAAAATGATTACACCATATTGGATTCAAATGCAATGACAGAAATACATTGGCTAATCTGCCCTCTCTTCAACAAACCTTTATTGGAAAGCCTGCTTGTGAAGACCTGAAGCTACTGAgtcattatattatttattttctgtttccagTGGAACAGCTCACAGACGTGGTTCTCTACTCACTGGATAAATACTCCAAGTCTATAGTGAATGAGGAGTTCAAGTAAGTTGGAGAAACTGAGAGACTATGGGTTCAAAGAAACAGGCTGTCTAGATAAAGAATTGTGCCCATCCTGTTTTAAATGATTTCCCTGATAGGTCAATTGGAATTAATTAAGTAATGAAGGCAGTTCTTTTTCTGTCAAGAGAGACATTCTGAATATCCAGATAAAATTATGAGAGTAGGGTAGAGCATTTATCACTTTAAGTGTTTGTTTATATCAGAGCTGAATATCAGCTCTAAGAGTGTTGACCACTTCTGGACACTATAGGTGCTTTAAGGTAATTTTGGATTATTCCCTTACCAAATAACAACATGTGAAACTGCAAAAAACATGACAAATTAAAGTTGAGATTTGGTTGGCACCTATAAGAAGTTTAACTTCTCAAAACAGAGGGAGATGCAGGAGGAAACAGCCTGCAAATGCTTCAATAGGACTAATTCCTGTTATGGCAGAGAGAACACTTATGTTTCCAAATTATTTGTTGCAGTGATACGGTAAATGGCAACTCAACCTTTTCTAAGACTTACAATATAATACCTATGCTAGACAACAACAGGCAGAAGAGAGGCCTGGCACTGGATGGCAAACTTAAACATGAAGACACAAATCTGGCATCCACCACCATGTGAGTATGTCCTGCAGGTTTGCATTTCTAGCTCTTGCAATTTTCTTTCTTGCTTGTTTAATCCACTGCTTTGCCACACAACTACAAAGGTCCAAACTGAATCTTTCCATTACTACCGGTACTAGGAAATCAACTGTGAAGTCTAAGGCGCATACAGGCACCCTATCCTGACACAGATAGGCAGGGCACATGTTTTATCACACACAACACAAATCACCAAGACAGAAGCCTCAccaaacacaacacagtcccttctttgctgccagtccatccgcctccactcctcctcaggctttgttgtctttctcctgactctggcccttaAGTGGTTGtgactggctccctttatagggcacccggaagaaCTCCAGGTGCCCAGCGAGCTTCTTCCagcaacacttccgggtgtggcggaagtgctgtcaaGTAGGGCCCTGAAAatatccaggcgccccctggcagtggctatgggccccagcagggttgagcttccatgctcataacCTGTGTCCCTGCTGGGAGCCAAGGGGACTGCCCTCTGTTGGTCCGGGGGAGAAACAGTCTTGAAATTACACTCTCCCCCTGGTTCTTCCATTGGCAGGGTATTCCACCTGGGTAAAGGCCCCGGTGGTCCGCCACACAACCAATAATTAAAAGTTAGCACAACATACATCAGTGCAACATTTCAGTGTCAACATCAGAACCAGTATAGATAAACACTTCAAGTGTATTGTTTGCCTTGATGACATCCTAAAACCTTTAGGAAATTATAGTAGAGAATTatgagaaaaaatattgcttttaacTTTTAACTCCACTTTCTTTTATTGCTTCTACCCAAATTCAGTGTACGGCAAGGAATGGATAAAGAAATCCTAGGTATCCTTGTCTCTTACAAACTGAAGGTCAACTTAATGGTGTCACGAGGAGGGTAAGTAGTTTTTACTTTGGCTTTAGTTCCCAGGCTGAATGCCATGCCCTGTctctaaataaacaaatagattttcttttttaattagtatGAGTCAATGAAGTTGTGAcaagaaatatattaaaatgagcaCATCAACAGTTGAGGGTTCTTAAGtgtattcattttgtttcctTGCTATTCCATACAATTTCTCCAACATCACAGAAGTTTTCATACATGTAGAAAAAAATCTTGGCTGAGTGCTAAGCCTTGTGTACAGACCAGCCACAAAAGCAGAACCAGGACTAATCTGCAGTGGTTCTGCTGCTTTATCAGCATTTACTCTCCAGCTGCAGACAGTCATGCAATCTTAATATTTCCTTCAATACAAGATGCTGATAGCTGTGCTCATTGTACTTTGTCAGGGGCacctgttattcatttttaaacatgtggatttattttttatatgctttGCTGAGATAATCCAGAAAAGTCAAAGCATTGGATGGTTCAGCTTCATGTATTGTAAGTCAGCTTAATGCAATGAAATTTAACACCCACATGTTGAAGCATCTTCCATACCAAAGGCAAAACACTATTACTGCTCCAGTAGTGCATTCATTCATATGTTGAGCCTACTTACTTCAAATCACAATTGCAGGAACCTGTAACCTAACCCAGCCGCAAAAAAAAGATAGACAGGAAACAAACATGATTGGGGACCCAAATCAGCCCAGGAAATACTCACACTGATGTGCACTCACTTATACAGGAAGAATGTCTGTATTATCATTCAAAATGACTTGTCCTATATCTTTGGCATGTAATGcccagaggaaaaataaaaacacatgacTATAGGGGCACACATTTCTCAAGCCCAAACACAGAACCCAGGActtcagagatgtacagaaactGTGCTACCTGCCATAAACAGAGTTACAGGGTAGATACCAGTGCCAATTAAAGACATCGGAGTGgccaaatatttatttatctatccacCTACTAAACCTGTGTAATCCAACTGGGGGCTCATATTGAAGGTCAAATATGCTAATACTATATAAAGTAGGAAGATTCTGTTGTCACAGTGTTTAACACCAAGTTCAAGCCTAACTTTGGTTAATATCTGTGTATCTTTCCAGATTCTCTGGACATGTTTTCTCTAGGTGCTCCACCTAACTGTAGTTAATTCCTGCTTTACAATCA encodes:
- the arr3b gene encoding arrestin 3b, retinal (X-arrestin), with product MSAKVYKKTSPNSKLSLYLGKRDFIDHVDSVDEVDGVVLVDPEYLKDRKVYVVLACAFRYGRDDLDVIGLSFRKDIYVSTIQVYPPTSEEKKQNTSLQHHLVKKLGEYAYPFTFTIPTNLPCSITLQPGPDDVGKSCGVDYEVKAFCAENLEEKIHKRNSVRLIIRKVQFAPSNVGAAPKVDTTRQFMMSDKQLHLEASLDKEIYYHAESIGVNIKITNNTNKIVKKVKITVEQLTDVVLYSLDKYSKSIVNEEFNDTVNGNSTFSKTYNIIPMLDNNRQKRGLALDGKLKHEDTNLASTTIVRQGMDKEILGILVSYKLKVNLMVSRGGILGDLTASDVGVEIPFILMHPKPEGN